Part of the Pyramidobacter piscolens W5455 genome, GCCCCCACGCCGCTGGCCGACCTGCCGCATTTGGCGCGCGAACTGGGCGTCGCGGCGCTGCGCGTCAAGGACGAAAGCCATCGCTTCGGCCTCAACGCTTTCAAAGTGCTCGGCGGCAGCTACTGCCTCGGCCGCTGCGTCGCCGAACGGCTCGGGCTCGATCCCGATTCGTTGACCTTCGCGGAGCTGACCAGCCCCGAAGTGCTGGCGAAGATCGACGGTACCACCTTCGTCACCGCCACCGACGGCAACCACGGCCGCGGCGTGGCCTGGACGGCCGCCAAGCTGAAACAGCGTTGCGTCGTTTACATGCCCAAGGGCAGCGCCGCCGAGCGCCTCGAGAACATCCGCAGGACAGGCGCCGACGCGTCGATTACGGAATTCAATTACAACGATACCGTGGCGCTGGCCCGCGATACCGCTGCGAAGAACGGCTGGACGCTGGTGCAGGACACTTCCTGGCCGGGCTACGAGGAGATCCCTCTGCGGATCATGCAGGGCTATCTGACCATGACGCTGGAGACGGCGGAGCAGCTGGGCGGCAAAAAGCCCACGCACGTGTTCCTGCAGGCCGGCGTCGGTTCCATGCCGGCCGCGGCGGCGGCGTTCTTCGCCAATCTGTACGGCGCGGAACGCCCGATCGTCACCATCGTCGAGTCGAATCAGGCCGACTGCATCTACCGCACCGCCGCGGCGCGGGACGGCAAGATCCATGCCGTGAACGGCGACATGCGTACGATCATGGCCGGGCTGGCCTGCGGCGTGCCGGGCATGACGGCCTGGGAGCTGCTGCGGCGCTGCGCCGACAACTTCGTCTCCATGCCCGACTACCCGGCCGCGCAGGGCATGCGCATCCTCGGCGCGCCGCTGCTCGGCGATCCGCGCGTGATCTCCGGCGAAAGCGGCGCTTCCGCCTTCGGCCTGGTGACCGAGGTCCTGCGCAGCCCCGGGCTGAAATGGCTCAAGGAGCAGCTGCGCCTCGACGAAAACTCGCGCGTGCTCTGCTTTTCCACCGAAGGCGCCACCGACCGCGCCAACTACCGCCGCATCGTCTGGGACGGCGCGTTTGCGCGGGACCGTTCGGTTTCTTGATCAATAAGGTTAAATCGAAAACCTGTACGACCGGGCTGCAGCGAAAGGAAAAGTCTTTCGCCGCAGCCCGTTTTGTATCCGCCATGTTTTTATCGTTGACTTCATCGGAAGCTCCCGCTAAAATTTAATTAAGCATACACTTAATTAAAGGAGCGTGCAAAATGGATCATCTGGTTCTTTTCAAAGCGCTTGCGGACGGGACGCGCCTGAAAATCGTCAGGCTGCTGCTCGAACATCGCCGTTGCGTACGCGCGCTGGCCCGCGAGCTGGAGCTTTCCGAAGCCGCCGTATCCCAGCATCTGAAAGTGCTGCGGGAGGCCGGCATCGTCATCGGGCAGAGGCGGGGATATTTTATGCATTACGACGCCGATCGTCGGACCCTTCAAGATCTGGCCCGGGAAATCGGAGACCTGGGCGCCGTCGAACGGACGTGCCCGCCCAACGAACGGAGCCGCCAAAACGCGGGTGCTCGTTGTCGATCGGACTTTTCAACTGCCGGCGAGCGCGAGACGAAGGAGGAGAGACAATGAAAAAGCCCGGCATTCTGCTCAGGCTGCTGCTCGTCTTCATGAAAGTCGGTTTTTTCACGTTTGGCGGCGGCTATGCCATGATCTCTCTGATTGAACATCTCTGCGTCGAGCGAGAAGGCTGGATCACTCACGACGAGATGATGAACGTCGTCGTCATCGCCGAGTCGACGCCCGGACCGATCGCCATCAACTGCGCCACCTTCGTCGGTTACCGTCAGGCCGGTCTGAGCGGCGCGCTGGCGGCGACGCTGGGAATCGTGCTGCCGTCTTTTGCGGTGATCTATCTCATCGCCTCCCGCTTCGACCGTTTTCTCGCGATACGAGCCGTGTCGTCCGCGTTTCGGGGCATCAAGCTGTCTGTCGGCCTTCTTGTTTTGGACGCGGGGATCCGCATGGTCCGGAAGATGCCGAAAAAGGCGCGCCCCCGCCTGTTCATGGCCGGCGCGTTCTTAACCATGGGAGCGTCGGAAATTTTCGCGCTGAAAATTTCTTCGATCGCGCTCCTGTCGTGCGCCGCTCTGCTGAGCCTCGCGCTGTTTTCAGCGGGAAACCTTCTCCGCGCCGGGAGAGAAGAAAAATGATCCTTGCCGATCTGCTGTGCGCTTTTCTCAAGGTGGGCTTTTTCGCTTTCGGCGGCGCCTACGGAGCCATCCCTCTCATCCGCGACGTCGTTCTGTCTTACGGCTGGCTCAGCGAGGAGCGACTGAGCTACTGGATCGCCGTCAGCGAAAGCACGCCCGGCCCCATTATGGTCAATCTGGCGACCTGCGTCGGCAGCCAACAGGCCGGCATTCCGGGAGCGCTTGTCGCCACTGCCGCCGTCGTGCTGCCGTCTTTCGTCATGATCCTGCTGGTCATGGGCTTCTTCAGCGCCGCGTTCCGCAACCGACGTTTCCAGGCCGTCCTATCCGGCCTGAAACCGGCCGTGATCGGCATCGTCCTCGCGGCCGGCGTCAGCATGACCGTTCATAACTGCCTGCGCAAGGAGGCGGGCGGAGCCGACGTAAAGGCCATGGCTCTTTCGGCCCTTTTGGCGGCAGCGTTTTTCTTCCCCATCCTGCCGCATCGGCGGAGAATATCGCCGATCGCGCTGATCATTCTGTCAGCCTTCCTCGGCATCGCCGCATACGGATCCTGACACCGATTTTCAATTACGGCTTTCAATTGAAAATCAACGTCAGTATCGCATGCGCAAAAAAATCCCCTGCAGTCGCCAGGCTGCAGGGGATTTTTCGACGAGCGGGGATTCGCGTCCTCGCGCTTTTTTACGGCCGCGGCGCGGCGAACAGGCTGCGCACGTCGATGGGGCGTTCCATCATGCCCTGCGCGGCCATGAAGTCGGCGGTGCGCTGCAAGCCCGCGGCGTCGGCGGGAGTGATCTCCATGGAAAAATCGTAGAGCGGCAGCTGCGCTTCCACGTCTTCGGGGCTCAGGTCCAGTTCTTCGGCGGCGATGCGCACGGCCTCGTCGCGATGATCGGCGATCCATCGCAGCGTCTCGCGGCGGGCGGCGAGAAATTTTTTCACCAGATCGGGATGGTCGCGCAGCATCGCTTCCGTGGTGACGGAAAGCACTTCGCCGCCGACCAGACCGTCGCCGTCGCGCAGCACTTTGTAACCGGCGCGGGCCATCCGCCACGCCGGCACGCCGGTGACGAGCGCGGCGTCGACCCTGCCGGCGGCGAGGGCCGCGGCCGCCGCGGGCACGTTCATGGAGACG contains:
- the dpaL gene encoding diaminopropionate ammonia-lyase, which translates into the protein MEERFKAIHYERDAGVGPAAMEQFGPAQAEKVRAFHRSFPEYAPTPLADLPHLARELGVAALRVKDESHRFGLNAFKVLGGSYCLGRCVAERLGLDPDSLTFAELTSPEVLAKIDGTTFVTATDGNHGRGVAWTAAKLKQRCVVYMPKGSAAERLENIRRTGADASITEFNYNDTVALARDTAAKNGWTLVQDTSWPGYEEIPLRIMQGYLTMTLETAEQLGGKKPTHVFLQAGVGSMPAAAAAFFANLYGAERPIVTIVESNQADCIYRTAAARDGKIHAVNGDMRTIMAGLACGVPGMTAWELLRRCADNFVSMPDYPAAQGMRILGAPLLGDPRVISGESGASAFGLVTEVLRSPGLKWLKEQLRLDENSRVLCFSTEGATDRANYRRIVWDGAFARDRSVS
- a CDS encoding ArsR/SmtB family transcription factor; amino-acid sequence: MDHLVLFKALADGTRLKIVRLLLEHRRCVRALARELELSEAAVSQHLKVLREAGIVIGQRRGYFMHYDADRRTLQDLAREIGDLGAVERTCPPNERSRQNAGARCRSDFSTAGERETKEERQ
- a CDS encoding chromate transporter, translated to MKKPGILLRLLLVFMKVGFFTFGGGYAMISLIEHLCVEREGWITHDEMMNVVVIAESTPGPIAINCATFVGYRQAGLSGALAATLGIVLPSFAVIYLIASRFDRFLAIRAVSSAFRGIKLSVGLLVLDAGIRMVRKMPKKARPRLFMAGAFLTMGASEIFALKISSIALLSCAALLSLALFSAGNLLRAGREEK
- a CDS encoding chromate transporter codes for the protein MILADLLCAFLKVGFFAFGGAYGAIPLIRDVVLSYGWLSEERLSYWIAVSESTPGPIMVNLATCVGSQQAGIPGALVATAAVVLPSFVMILLVMGFFSAAFRNRRFQAVLSGLKPAVIGIVLAAGVSMTVHNCLRKEAGGADVKAMALSALLAAAFFFPILPHRRRISPIALIILSAFLGIAAYGS